The Capsicum annuum cultivar UCD-10X-F1 unplaced genomic scaffold, UCD10Xv1.1 ctg83102, whole genome shotgun sequence region GGACAGCATTAATAATTTCATATCGAGTAAAAGTCAAGCTCTCACACGCAATAATACCACTTGTTTTCAAGTAATAGAACAAGTTTCCCTTTTTAATCTTATTATTGATACGTATAGCTGCATTAAAGTATTCTTCTGCTTCTAGCCCCCCACATATTCCATGGCTTCGATACTCATGCTTCCATATGCCCCATGTGCGTACACCTTCAAGAAGTGTTGGCCAGAATTTTTCAAGCTCACTTTCAATTGGTTTAAACTGTATTccaaaaaagaaagtgaaaactAATAGTCAAATATTACGTTTTCTTTTAAGGAGTGTGTCAAGTTAACAAGAGTTAAGAGTAAAATGAAATAGAGGAACTGTAACACGCCAAACATAGaataaggagtcccacatcggcagaACACAACTTTACTTTCTAGTGACGGGTTTTAAACACGTGCGGCCCTGGGACCAaagcagacaatatcactagtgggttgggccgTTACAGGGGTCTCTCAGACCTTagatggttcgggatgtccgtcgcGGCTAGAGCCTCGGCTTGGATCGTGACAATTACATATTGTAAAACTGTTACTGAAGTACAAATAAGTTTCATTTCTTTAgtgtatctatatctataatatattaaaagtgtgaaggacttagaaatgttatttgaactttttgccctttattaaaagtctttactttaaacaaaatcgtcttttcactattttttcctaatatttaagagttgaaaattaattaaatatacttatgataaaatcttttcttattagaaatcatcaaaactaatgacaactaatatttttttcattagtttatgaattctaaatcaactaaattttattttaagaagattttaaaaatctataaataaatataaaaacgcTAGAATAAGAGAATTTTaaaagtaccaaattttaaaatttttaattacgTAATAAGGATGTaataaatgattttgtaaagatttaactttaaaaacaagaaaagattttttaaatatagaaaaaaataatcgtaccacaaatatgatttaaattgatgcatctctcttagcctctggCAGCAAgagaaagaggtactgcatgataAACGTAAAAGTGATGATCCACCAAGcacttgaaacttttggtggtaaaatatatatgtggttacactaaaatatttgtttatatttacattattatattaaagtgtgagcGATCTTTGAAAGTAATTAaactttttacactttattaaaaaaataaaactctgcaatagacaaaattatttataattttaaataatcaaacgttacacgtgagGTTAAACTAGTAAAATATAAACTCTTGAAAGTGAAAAGATactatgaatatatgtatatatttaccAGCTTGACCCAATCTAAATCTACTGAAATGTCACAGGTAATTGTTTTTCCATCTTTATCAGCTGGCCAAAGTCCATGGAGTGTGAATTCACGATCTGGAATTGGTTCTTTGCACTTGTCTGGAGATTTTAGGTTCAGACAATAAGTTGGTGGCCATGTAAGCACATACCACATGAGCGGTGCtcgaggaggaagaggaggaggaggaggtgCTTGGGAGTCAACATGAGAAATTATTAGCaaaatgagaagaagaagaaagaaggaaagTTTCTTCatgttgtgtgtgtgtgtggagaTTGATTGATTGATCAAGCAATGGAGTGGGAgatttataagaaaatttatagGGGTTTTCTCTTTGTTAGGCATCATTTTTTTTTAAGTCGGTTTTCGGTATCCGCATTGTAGTCCGACTAATTCGAACTCGTGCCACGTAGGGTCCATTCATGGGAAGTGCTCCGTATCAAGGATTTTCCATGAACGCGAGACCAATCTGGTTAAGTGAGGAGTAGCCCTATATATCCgctgcaccacatcctttggtggTTGTTAGGTATCATTTTTGTTTTCATTAAGCctcatttggccatgaaaatcaaatataaattggtgttgtttttaaattttttgtgaggGACGCGGAAGTGAAAAGAGTAAAAACATTGAATTCcgaaatttttcaaaatttaatagcCAAACACCTCTTTTTGAAATTCAATTCttgaaaaaagtaaatatttttcaCGGTGAAACGTCCACTAAGATTAAAGCATCTGAATCTGAAtaaaaaactgaatgattaaaatATCCCCTATGTCTaaacactcaattattaagagtTTGTTTCCCAATATCTGGTTATGCAATATTTAGTTAttgataaacataaaaaaaaaatatatactaagaaagaaagatgaaaagaaaagagCTCAAAGTGGAGGAGTTAGTTAAATTGAAGGGTTTGTAAAATCAATCGGatatatttaaaattgaaaagagaATAAGAGTGAGTACGAAATTACGTGTACACAATAAGCATCGTTGATAACTCACATTCAAAGTGATAGTGAGAACCATCGCTCCGACTACCCAAGCTATCCCGAAAAATCTATAACCCATCAAATCATAGTACTTTATATTACCAGGGTAATTAATCCCGCAAAACGATCAATAGGTATATCAAATATAAGGTAGGCACACTAAAGAATCA contains the following coding sequences:
- the LOC107877520 gene encoding intracellular ribonuclease LX; translated protein: MMPNKEKTPINFLINLPLHCLINQSISTHTHNMKKLSFFLLLLILLIISHVDSQAPPPPPLPPRAPLMWYVLTWPPTYCLNLKSPDKCKEPIPDREFTLHGLWPADKDGKTITCDISVDLDWVKLFKPIESELEKFWPTLLEGVRTWGIWKHEYRSHGICGGLEAEEYFNAAIRINNKIKKGNLFYYLKTSGIIACESLTFTRYEIINAVQKVFPTAPLPRVYLRCLPNSKDPKVGHLSEVVLCTDLDGNGFISCPDISTTCDPYNKIMLPQSTTSQGLQEEIDETHPEFELSWAKYIFSK